A genomic window from Leptolyngbya sp. BL0902 includes:
- a CDS encoding Hsp20/alpha crystallin family protein, which translates to MPNTQWSSVWDLAAAQAQLEAITTAIMPLAVASPGRAQVPSIEIQEAEETVIVTAFFPGVDPQAVQVRASATGLTFLGQRQSGYRRPLGQGLSLNYFQHSVPLPAPVHDGAMEVRYSQASLIVALPKRKALWQRGWVILKSAYQRAIARITAIAKSF; encoded by the coding sequence TCCGTTTGGGATCTCGCCGCTGCCCAGGCGCAACTTGAGGCCATTACCACCGCCATCATGCCGCTGGCGGTGGCTTCCCCAGGACGGGCACAGGTGCCCTCTATCGAAATCCAAGAGGCGGAAGAGACAGTCATTGTCACCGCCTTCTTTCCCGGTGTAGATCCCCAGGCTGTGCAGGTACGAGCCAGCGCGACGGGCCTCACCTTTTTGGGACAGCGCCAATCGGGCTATCGTCGGCCCCTCGGCCAGGGCCTCAGCCTCAACTACTTTCAGCACAGCGTACCCCTGCCTGCCCCTGTACACGATGGGGCCATGGAGGTTCGCTATAGCCAAGCATCCCTTATCGTTGCTTTGCCAAAACGTAAGGCCCTATGGCAGCGGGGATGGGTCATCCTAAAAAGCGCCTACCAGCGAGCTATCGCCAGGATTACGGCCATTGCAAAGAGTTTCTGA